A single window of Oncorhynchus clarkii lewisi isolate Uvic-CL-2024 chromosome 10, UVic_Ocla_1.0, whole genome shotgun sequence DNA harbors:
- the LOC139418762 gene encoding small ribosomal subunit protein eS6, with protein MKLNISFPATGCQKLIEVDDERKLRTFYEKRMATEVAADPLGDEWKGYMVRISGGNDKQGFPMKQGVLTHGRVRLLLAKGHSCYRPRRTGERKRKSVRGCIVDANLSVLNLVIIKKGEKDIPGLTDSTVPRRLGPKRASKIRKLFNLAKEDDVRQYVVRRPLTKEGKKPRTKAPRIQRLVTPRVLQHKRRRIALKKQRTQKNKEEASEYAKLLAKRMKEAKEKRQEQIAKRRRLSSLRASTSKSESSQK; from the exons ATGAAG CTGAATATCTCGTTTCCTGCCACTGGCTGTCAGAAGCTGATTGAAGTGGATGATGAGCGCAAGTTGCGAACCTTCTACGAGAAGCGTATGGCCACAGAGGTGGCTGCTGATCCCCTGGGAGATGAGTGGAAG GGCTACATGGTGCGCATCAGCGGAGGCAACGACAAGCAGGGCTTCCCCATGAAGCAGGGTGTGCTGACCCATGGCCGTGTGCGCTTGCTGCTTGCCAAGGGCCATTCCTGTTACCGCCCCCGTAGGACAGGAGAGCGCAAACGCAAGTCTGTCCGTGGCTGCATCGTTGATGCCAACCTCAGCGTGCTGAACTTGGTTATCATCAAGAAAG GTGAGAAGGACATCCCCGGCCTGACCGACAGCACTGTGCCCCGCCGCTTGGGGCCCAAGAGGGCCAGCAAGATCCGCAAGCTCTTCAACCTGGCCAAGGAGGATGATGTCAGGCAGTATGTTGTGAGGAGACCCCTGACTAAAGAAG GTAAGAAGCCTAGGACCAAGGCTCCCAGGATCCAGAGGCTAGTGACACCTCGTGTGCTGCAGCACAAGCGCCGCCGCATTGCCCTTAAGAAACAGCGCACCCAGAAGAACAAGGAAGAGGCTTCCGAGTACGCCAAACTGCTGGCCAAGAGGATGAAG GAGGCTAAGGAGAAGCGCCAGGAACAGATCGCCAAAAGGCGCCGTCTCTCCTCCCTTAGGGCCTCCACATCCAAATCTGAGTCCAGCCAGAAGTGA